A window from Kovacikia minuta CCNUW1 encodes these proteins:
- a CDS encoding MarR family winged helix-turn-helix transcriptional regulator, which produces MSKADELTKYIAVLADLFEVAQESSGEAVNLNKQECRVINVVGQFQPLMMREIAERAKLSITNTTGIVDKLVKRKCLRRDRSDEDRRIVRIRLTSEGEEIYAMEVENYRKVSRAILDSLDESEQQEMLRMMRQVAVHLNQQKAELLKNL; this is translated from the coding sequence GTGAGTAAAGCAGATGAGCTAACGAAATACATTGCTGTCCTTGCTGACCTTTTCGAGGTAGCTCAAGAAAGTTCAGGTGAAGCGGTCAACCTCAACAAACAAGAATGTCGTGTCATTAATGTCGTTGGGCAGTTCCAACCGCTTATGATGCGCGAGATTGCCGAAAGAGCAAAACTCAGTATCACTAATACGACTGGGATTGTAGATAAGTTAGTCAAAAGGAAGTGTCTGCGCCGCGATCGCTCTGACGAAGATAGGCGAATCGTTAGAATTCGTCTTACATCTGAAGGAGAGGAAATTTATGCAATGGAGGTTGAGAACTACAGAAAGGTCAGCCGAGCCATTCTGGATAGTTTAGACGAATCGGAGCAACAGGAGATGTTGCGGATGATGCGGCAAGTAGCAGTGCATCTTAATCAACAGAAAGCCGAACTGCTGAAGAATTTATAG
- a CDS encoding ester cyclase, with product MTSTEEQNLAIARIFIEQFLGKGDMTVAADVLDENVQAITGLKPDGPIDGREAYKQVFSAFFDAFPPLPGFEMMIEDMFAAGDRVVVRFRSVQKHAKEFFGVPATNRDITFIETHVMRLREGKIVENVVSATNLEFEMLMAPVLTPLILK from the coding sequence ATGACTTCAACAGAAGAACAAAACTTGGCGATCGCCCGTATCTTTATTGAGCAGTTTTTGGGCAAAGGGGATATGACCGTAGCGGCAGATGTGCTGGATGAAAATGTACAGGCAATCACTGGGTTAAAGCCAGATGGCCCCATCGACGGACGTGAAGCTTACAAGCAAGTGTTTAGTGCCTTTTTCGATGCTTTTCCTCCCCTTCCAGGCTTCGAGATGATGATTGAAGATATGTTTGCAGCAGGCGATCGGGTGGTCGTTCGGTTTCGATCGGTACAAAAACATGCCAAAGAGTTTTTTGGTGTTCCTGCTACAAATCGGGATATCACGTTTATTGAAACTCATGTCATGCGGCTACGAGAGGGTAAGATTGTGGAGAATGTAGTCAGTGCGACCAATCTGGAGTTTGAAATGTTAATGGCTCCGGTTTTAACACCGCTCATTCTTAAGTAA
- a CDS encoding LysR family transcriptional regulator gives MKSINLAAIDLNLLVAFEALLEQHSVTKAAEQLQIGQPAMSAALSRLRILFDDELFVRLGRQMQPTLKAQAIAPGILAALQQIRQTVTASQTFEPSVSDRTFAIGSSDYTSFVLMPPLLKFSLQNAPSINLRMIEFEKDRIGTLLEQGEIDLALGVFPDPPRQTQWEPIFEERFVGIARRGHPAIQQGTMSLEAFAQFPHALTTLRRDTSGAIDRALNEQNLERRVAFTTPHMMVLPFAIASSDLVAALPRRIALRLATVCNLTIFELPVKTKPWTVSMLWSTLSDQDEANRWLRHTIKAISVDHKIF, from the coding sequence ATGAAATCGATAAACTTAGCGGCGATCGACTTAAACCTGTTGGTTGCCTTTGAAGCCCTTCTAGAGCAGCACAGCGTGACCAAAGCTGCCGAGCAACTTCAGATTGGGCAGCCTGCCATGAGTGCAGCCCTCAGTCGTTTGCGGATTTTGTTCGACGATGAATTATTTGTGCGGTTGGGGCGACAGATGCAGCCGACGCTCAAAGCCCAGGCGATCGCCCCCGGTATCCTGGCAGCATTGCAACAGATCCGCCAAACGGTTACTGCCAGTCAAACCTTTGAACCATCGGTGAGCGATCGCACCTTTGCGATCGGTAGTTCAGACTACACCAGCTTTGTCCTGATGCCGCCATTACTGAAGTTTAGCCTGCAAAACGCTCCCTCCATCAACCTTCGGATGATTGAATTTGAGAAAGACAGGATTGGGACTTTGTTAGAGCAAGGAGAAATCGATCTGGCATTGGGTGTGTTTCCCGATCCACCCCGACAAACGCAATGGGAACCCATCTTTGAAGAACGATTTGTGGGAATTGCCCGTCGAGGACATCCGGCGATTCAGCAAGGAACAATGAGCTTAGAAGCCTTTGCCCAGTTTCCTCACGCCCTCACAACCCTACGTCGAGATACATCGGGTGCGATCGACAGGGCATTGAACGAGCAAAACTTAGAACGTCGCGTTGCCTTCACAACGCCACACATGATGGTTTTGCCATTTGCGATCGCATCGAGTGATTTAGTTGCGGCACTCCCCCGACGTATTGCATTGCGCTTAGCAACCGTCTGCAATTTGACGATTTTTGAACTACCCGTCAAAACAAAACCGTGGACAGTTTCCATGCTGTGGAGTACGTTGAGCGATCAAGATGAAGCGAATCGTTGGTTACGCCACACAATCAAAGCAATCTCAGTAGATCACAAAATTTTCTAG
- a CDS encoding SDR family oxidoreductase, translating into MSMTQKIAVITGSHKGLGYAIARQLAQQETIRVVLTSRSAQDGLAAQEKLSQENIQVDFHPLDVTSDASVQQFTAWVQQTYGRVDILVNNAGVNPTMQPEESSLLTVQLETMLATLTTNVLAVARITQALMPLMKAQNYGRIVNVSTEMASLTSMGSDYYPLAPSYRLSKVGLNGLTALWAKELQGTNILVNAYSPGWMQTDMGGSNAPFTADEGAETAVYLATLPEGGAQGKFFAEMRKAGGAVALAW; encoded by the coding sequence ATGAGCATGACGCAGAAAATTGCCGTAATCACGGGAAGCCACAAAGGGTTGGGGTATGCGATCGCTCGCCAACTCGCACAGCAAGAAACGATTCGGGTGGTGCTGACCAGTCGTAGCGCGCAAGATGGGCTTGCGGCTCAAGAGAAGCTATCTCAAGAAAACATTCAAGTAGATTTTCATCCTTTGGATGTCACCAGCGATGCCAGTGTGCAGCAGTTTACAGCCTGGGTGCAGCAGACCTATGGCAGAGTCGATATCCTGGTTAATAATGCGGGTGTCAATCCCACGATGCAACCCGAAGAATCCAGTCTGCTCACAGTGCAACTGGAAACAATGCTGGCAACCTTGACAACCAATGTTTTAGCCGTCGCTCGCATCACTCAGGCGCTCATGCCTTTGATGAAAGCGCAAAACTATGGGCGGATTGTCAACGTGTCTACTGAAATGGCTTCCCTGACATCAATGGGCAGCGATTACTATCCCCTAGCTCCGTCCTATCGTTTGTCTAAAGTTGGGCTAAATGGACTAACGGCACTCTGGGCAAAGGAACTTCAGGGCACCAATATTTTGGTCAATGCTTACTCTCCGGGTTGGATGCAAACGGATATGGGTGGCTCTAATGCGCCTTTTACAGCCGATGAGGGAGCCGAAACTGCCGTCTATCTGGCAACGCTTCCAGAGGGTGGGGCACAGGGCAAGTTTTTTGCAGAAATGCGGAAGGCTGGAGGGGCAGTAGCACTAGCCTGGTAA